One genomic region from Salinicola endophyticus encodes:
- a CDS encoding methyl-accepting chemotaxis protein codes for MHFKSIRTLVTLLVGACIVFVVAAMVAYTVYANARSQALVDARTDALLTTGIHERLKTVAGREAERIEAPLEHALTLARSLANTNALMGAVDEQGRRRLSLSRDGLSNLVRQTVVDNPDLLDAFIGWEPNAFGNDAYYQGREDAGYGKDGRFMPWWYRTADGKIAVLPLGDTLDSAQVMPSGIREGEYYLCPKETRKVCIIDPAPYDYNGKTLMVTSFNVPILVDGEFRGSAGVDLSVDFIQGLLKDASSALYDGAGDWTLVAPRGGITAYTDDPQAVGKNASEVFDASINALLDQARQGQPALREEGGQIEMAWPFHVGPADGKPWILMIRLPESVAMAGLTDLQQQLAAQRHHDTLAMLAVGAGLAALGLLVSWLLGGSLSRPLKRLAQRMREIASGDGDLTQRLPVRGRNESAELAIQFNAFAEKMQQVLIEVRDSSDSVKHASLEIASGSEDLSRRTDSMAASLQQTSASIEQITGTVEHTAHSAREVDKLAVSATEAAQRGGEVVSSVVQTMDEIETSSRQIAEIVTTMDSIAFQTNLLALNASVEAARAGENGRGFAVVAQEVRNLASRSADAARQIKTLIDASAERTQTGAQRVRDAGAAMDEIVASIARVNGVLGEITAATGEQSQGIGQVNLAVAELDSVTQQNAAMVQQTATAAAALQQESQRLAETVGAFTLDATTAARPALGRAGS; via the coding sequence ATGCATTTCAAGTCCATACGTACGCTGGTCACGCTACTGGTGGGGGCGTGTATCGTCTTCGTGGTCGCGGCCATGGTGGCTTACACCGTCTATGCCAACGCGCGCTCCCAGGCGCTGGTGGACGCGCGCACCGACGCGCTGCTGACCACGGGGATCCACGAGCGCCTGAAAACCGTGGCCGGGCGCGAGGCCGAGCGTATCGAAGCACCGCTCGAGCACGCCCTGACCCTGGCGCGCTCGCTCGCCAACACCAATGCACTGATGGGTGCGGTCGACGAGCAGGGTCGGCGGCGACTGTCGCTGAGCCGTGACGGTCTCTCCAACCTGGTGCGTCAGACCGTGGTCGACAACCCCGACCTGCTCGACGCCTTCATCGGCTGGGAGCCCAACGCCTTCGGCAACGATGCTTACTATCAGGGCCGCGAGGACGCCGGCTACGGCAAGGATGGACGTTTCATGCCGTGGTGGTATCGCACCGCCGACGGCAAGATTGCGGTGCTGCCGCTGGGCGATACCCTGGACAGCGCCCAGGTGATGCCGAGCGGGATCCGTGAGGGCGAGTACTATCTCTGCCCCAAGGAGACCCGCAAGGTCTGCATCATCGATCCGGCGCCTTACGACTACAACGGCAAGACGCTGATGGTGACCTCGTTCAACGTCCCGATTCTGGTCGACGGCGAGTTCCGCGGCAGCGCCGGGGTCGATCTCTCGGTCGACTTCATCCAGGGCCTGCTGAAAGACGCCAGCAGCGCGCTCTATGACGGCGCCGGCGACTGGACGCTGGTCGCCCCGCGCGGCGGGATCACGGCCTATACCGATGACCCCCAGGCGGTGGGCAAGAATGCCAGCGAGGTGTTCGATGCCAGCATCAATGCGCTGCTCGATCAGGCGCGTCAGGGCCAGCCGGCGCTGCGTGAAGAGGGCGGCCAGATCGAGATGGCGTGGCCGTTTCATGTCGGCCCCGCTGACGGCAAGCCCTGGATACTGATGATCCGCCTGCCCGAGAGCGTGGCCATGGCCGGGCTCACCGACCTGCAGCAACAGCTCGCCGCCCAGCGCCATCACGACACCCTGGCGATGCTCGCAGTGGGCGCCGGGCTGGCCGCGCTGGGGCTGCTCGTGAGCTGGCTGCTCGGCGGCAGCCTGTCTCGGCCGCTCAAGCGGCTGGCGCAGCGCATGCGCGAGATCGCCTCCGGCGACGGCGACCTGACCCAGCGGCTGCCGGTGCGCGGGCGCAACGAGAGCGCCGAACTGGCAATCCAGTTCAATGCTTTCGCCGAGAAGATGCAGCAGGTGCTGATCGAGGTGCGCGATAGCAGCGACTCGGTCAAGCACGCCTCGCTGGAGATCGCCAGCGGCAGCGAGGACCTCTCGCGGCGTACCGACTCGATGGCGGCGAGCCTGCAGCAGACCTCGGCCTCGATCGAGCAGATCACCGGCACCGTGGAGCATACCGCGCACTCGGCACGCGAGGTCGACAAGCTGGCCGTCTCGGCCACCGAGGCGGCCCAGCGCGGCGGCGAGGTGGTCTCCAGCGTGGTCCAGACCATGGACGAGATCGAAACCTCGTCGCGTCAGATCGCCGAGATCGTGACCACCATGGACAGCATCGCCTTCCAGACCAACCTGCTGGCGCTCAACGCCTCGGTGGAAGCGGCGCGTGCTGGCGAGAATGGCCGCGGATTCGCGGTGGTGGCGCAGGAAGTACGCAACCTTGCCAGTCGCAGCGCGGATGCGGCGCGTCAGATCAAGACGCTGATCGACGCTTCCGCCGAGCGCACCCAGACCGGCGCCCAGCGGGTGCGCGACGCCGGCGCGGCGATGGACGAGATCGTCGCCAGTATCGCCCGGGTCAACGGCGTGCTGGGCGAAATCACCGCGGCCACCGGCGAGCAGAGCCAGGGCATCGGTCAGGTCAATCTGGCGGTGGCCG
- the pgm gene encoding phosphoglucomutase (alpha-D-glucose-1,6-bisphosphate-dependent), translating to MSIDPQAGRLPDPHSLANLPRLVSRYYSERPDAHDPAQQVAFGTSGHRGSSLKRSFNEWHILATTQAICEYREAQGIDGPLFIGMDTHALSEPAFVSALEVLAANRVAVRIDAGCEATGFEPGYTPTPAISNAILFYNQGRHHGLADGIVITPSHNPPVDGGFKYNPTNGGPADTGVTKWIQERANEHLADGLRQVQRVSYAEALAAPTTQRFDYIESYVGGLDKVIDMAAIRDSGLTFAVDPLGGAGVHYWPRIAEKYDLPLEVLSTTVDPTFRFMRVDWDGKIRMDCSSPHAMAGLIENKDRFDVSFACDTDHDRHGIVARSTGLLNPNHYLAVAIEYLFTHRPHWGDQAAIGKTLVSSSMIDRVAEGLGREVTEVPVGFKWFVDGLIEGSLGFGGEESAGASFLTLEGQPWSTDKDGIILGLLAAEITAVTGQDPGERYRALTERYGAPVYQRVDAPATREQKARLGKLSPEQVTAETLAGHPIMRKLTEAPGNGAAIGGLKVVTEAGWFAARPSGTEDVYKIYAESFEGEAHLTRIQQEAKALVDAVLAG from the coding sequence ATGAGTATCGACCCCCAGGCAGGACGCTTGCCGGACCCGCACAGCCTCGCCAATCTGCCGCGGCTGGTCTCGCGCTACTACAGTGAGCGCCCCGACGCCCATGATCCGGCCCAGCAGGTCGCCTTCGGTACCTCCGGCCACCGCGGCTCGTCGCTCAAGCGGAGCTTCAACGAGTGGCACATCCTGGCCACCACCCAGGCGATCTGCGAGTACCGCGAGGCCCAGGGCATCGATGGGCCGCTGTTCATCGGCATGGATACCCACGCGCTCTCCGAGCCGGCGTTCGTCTCCGCCCTCGAGGTGCTCGCCGCCAATCGGGTCGCGGTGCGGATCGACGCCGGCTGCGAGGCGACCGGCTTCGAGCCCGGCTACACCCCGACGCCGGCGATCTCCAACGCCATCCTCTTCTACAACCAGGGCCGCCACCACGGCCTGGCCGACGGCATCGTCATCACCCCGTCGCACAATCCGCCGGTGGATGGCGGCTTCAAGTACAACCCCACCAACGGTGGCCCGGCCGATACCGGTGTCACCAAGTGGATCCAGGAACGCGCCAACGAGCACCTCGCCGACGGCCTGCGCCAGGTCCAGCGGGTGAGCTACGCCGAGGCGCTGGCGGCACCCACCACCCAGCGTTTCGACTATATCGAGAGCTATGTCGGCGGCCTCGACAAGGTCATCGACATGGCTGCGATCCGCGATTCCGGGCTCACCTTCGCGGTCGATCCGCTGGGCGGTGCCGGGGTGCACTACTGGCCGCGTATCGCCGAGAAGTACGACCTGCCGCTGGAGGTGCTGTCGACCACGGTCGACCCGACCTTCCGCTTCATGCGCGTGGACTGGGACGGCAAGATCCGCATGGACTGCTCCTCACCCCACGCCATGGCCGGGTTGATCGAGAACAAGGATCGCTTCGACGTCTCCTTCGCCTGCGATACCGACCACGACCGCCACGGCATCGTCGCCCGCTCCACCGGGCTTTTGAACCCCAACCACTATCTCGCTGTGGCCATCGAGTACCTGTTCACCCATCGCCCTCACTGGGGCGACCAGGCCGCCATCGGCAAGACCCTGGTGTCGTCGTCGATGATCGATCGCGTCGCCGAGGGCCTGGGGCGCGAGGTCACCGAGGTACCGGTGGGCTTCAAGTGGTTCGTCGATGGCCTGATCGAGGGCAGTCTCGGCTTCGGCGGCGAGGAGTCCGCGGGGGCGTCGTTCCTGACCCTGGAGGGCCAGCCGTGGTCGACCGACAAGGATGGCATCATCCTCGGTCTGCTCGCCGCCGAGATCACTGCGGTCACCGGGCAGGATCCGGGCGAGCGCTACCGGGCGCTGACCGAGCGCTACGGCGCGCCCGTCTACCAGCGTGTCGATGCCCCGGCCACCCGTGAGCAGAAGGCCCGGCTGGGCAAGTTGTCGCCGGAGCAGGTCACCGCCGAGACGCTGGCTGGCCATCCGATCATGCGCAAGCTGACCGAGGCGCCGGGCAACGGCGCTGCCATCGGCGGGCTCAAGGTGGTGACCGAGGCGGGCTGGTTCGCCGCGCGCCCCTCGGGTACCGAGGACGTTTACAAGATCTACGCCGAGAGCTTCGAGGGCGAGGCGCATCTCACGCGTATCCAGCAAGAGGCCAAGGCGCTGGTCGACGCCGTGCTCGCAGGCTGA
- a CDS encoding MFS transporter: MSTPLPTAQPAPPSRWFAVIALTLGVFSLVMAEFLPASLLTPMADSLAISEGQAGQAVTVTAVVALLSGLLVASVTQRLDRRHVLLAFSLLMIAANLTVAFAPGLAWLLLGRVLLGIALGGFWALSAATVMRLVSEHDVPRALSLLFAGVPIATISAAALGSYLGDLFGWRDVFLLATAISVLTLIFQYLTLPRMTPERPTPLGTLVSVMKRPGMMVGIVAILLVFCGHFAFFTYVRPFLEGVSHMGINALSSTLLAFGVANFVGTLAAGYLLERSLRLTLLLMPLVMGSLGWLLATLGGFSPGTDAFMVALWGFAFGAVPVAWSTWITRVVPDEAESGGGLIVASIQLAIALGAAVGGVMFDLSGVLGVCATAGTLLLAGAALVLAGVKTRPVVAAECGGQGSACG; the protein is encoded by the coding sequence ATGTCGACTCCCTTACCCACTGCCCAGCCGGCGCCGCCCTCGCGCTGGTTCGCGGTAATCGCTCTGACCCTGGGGGTATTCAGCCTGGTGATGGCCGAGTTCCTGCCAGCCAGCCTGCTGACGCCGATGGCCGACTCGCTGGCGATCAGCGAAGGCCAGGCCGGCCAGGCCGTCACGGTGACGGCGGTGGTCGCGCTGCTGTCGGGGTTGCTGGTGGCCTCCGTCACCCAGCGACTCGATCGTCGCCATGTGCTGCTGGCGTTCTCGCTACTGATGATCGCCGCCAACCTGACCGTGGCGTTCGCCCCTGGCCTGGCCTGGTTGCTGCTCGGCCGGGTCCTGCTGGGCATCGCTCTGGGTGGGTTCTGGGCGCTCTCCGCCGCTACCGTCATGCGACTGGTGTCGGAGCACGACGTGCCGCGTGCGCTGTCGCTGCTGTTCGCCGGTGTCCCCATCGCCACCATCAGTGCCGCGGCGCTGGGTAGCTATCTCGGCGATCTGTTCGGCTGGCGTGACGTTTTTCTGCTGGCGACGGCGATCTCGGTGCTGACGCTGATCTTCCAGTACCTCACCTTGCCGCGCATGACGCCGGAGCGTCCCACCCCGCTTGGCACGCTGGTGAGCGTGATGAAACGACCGGGCATGATGGTCGGCATCGTGGCCATCCTGCTCGTGTTCTGTGGCCATTTCGCCTTCTTCACCTATGTCCGTCCATTTCTCGAGGGCGTGTCGCACATGGGGATCAATGCGCTTTCATCGACGCTGCTGGCGTTCGGGGTGGCCAACTTCGTCGGCACCTTGGCCGCGGGGTATCTGCTGGAGCGCAGTCTACGCCTGACGCTTTTGCTGATGCCTCTGGTCATGGGCTCGCTGGGCTGGTTGCTGGCAACGCTGGGCGGCTTCTCGCCGGGAACCGATGCTTTCATGGTCGCGCTGTGGGGCTTCGCCTTCGGCGCGGTGCCGGTGGCCTGGTCGACCTGGATCACCCGGGTGGTGCCGGACGAAGCCGAGAGCGGAGGTGGCCTGATCGTGGCTTCGATCCAGCTGGCGATCGCCCTGGGGGCGGCCGTCGGCGGGGTCATGTTCGATCTGAGTGGCGTGCTTGGCGTGTGCGCCACCGCCGGCACGCTGCTGCTGGCCGGCGCGGCGCTGGTGCTGGCGGGGGTGAAGACGCGGCCGGTGGTCGCTGCGGAGTGCGGCGGGCAGGGCTCGGCCTGCGGCTGA